A region of Moorena producens PAL-8-15-08-1 DNA encodes the following proteins:
- the hetR gene encoding heterocyst differentiation master regulator HetR, with translation MINQSDLIKTLSPSAMDQIMLYLAFSALRTSGHRHGAFLDAAATAAKCAIYMTYLEQDGNIRMTGHLHHIEPKRVKVIVEEVRQALTEGKLLKMLGSQEPRYLIQFPYVWMEHYPWQPGQSRINGTSLDLEEKRNLEIKLPDHLPDAQIINSLQFFELIEFLHRRSQEDLPPKRRLPLSEALAEHIKRRLTYSGTVTRIDHTGGLPYYALTSSYYSPVDDKARTYTMIDETARYFRLMRNWAERQPQVMRGLEELDIPPEKINQAMEELDEIIRQWADRYHRDDGEPMVLQMVFGPLSE, from the coding sequence ATGATCAACCAATCCGATCTGATCAAAACCCTAAGCCCCAGTGCAATGGATCAGATCATGCTATACCTGGCTTTCAGCGCCCTGCGGACGAGTGGACACCGACATGGGGCGTTTTTAGATGCAGCAGCAACCGCTGCCAAATGTGCCATTTACATGACCTATCTGGAGCAAGATGGCAATATCCGCATGACTGGGCATTTGCATCACATTGAGCCAAAGCGGGTAAAGGTCATTGTTGAGGAAGTTCGACAAGCGTTAACAGAAGGGAAACTGCTCAAGATGTTGGGGTCTCAGGAACCTCGCTATCTGATTCAGTTTCCCTATGTCTGGATGGAACACTATCCCTGGCAACCAGGGCAATCTCGTATCAATGGCACCAGCCTTGACCTGGAAGAAAAGCGCAATCTTGAGATCAAGCTGCCAGATCACCTGCCGGATGCCCAGATCATCAATTCCTTACAATTCTTTGAATTAATAGAATTTCTCCACCGGAGATCCCAAGAAGACTTACCACCAAAGCGACGTCTGCCCTTGAGTGAAGCTCTAGCTGAACACATCAAGCGTCGCTTAACCTATTCAGGAACTGTCACCAGAATCGATCACACCGGTGGCTTACCCTACTACGCTCTAACCAGTTCATATTACTCACCAGTAGATGACAAAGCCCGCACCTACACCATGATTGACGAAACAGCGCGATACTTCCGGTTAATGAGAAACTGGGCAGAGCGTCAGCCGCAAGTCATGCGAGGGTTGGAGGAACTAGATATCCCGCCAGAGAAAATCAATCAGGCCATGGAAGAGTTAGATGAAATTATCCGCCAGTGGGCAGATAGGTATCACCGTGATGATGGTGAACCAATGGTTCTACAGATGGTCTTTGGACCACTATCTGAATAA
- a CDS encoding TIGR00297 family protein — protein sequence MLYDSLSLNPWLVAVGVNTVFLAMVWIAPKKLLTPAGIVHAWILGVLIWGTLNWPGYTVVGFYFLVGSGVTRIGMAQKEAAGIAEKRSGARGPENVWGSALTGAICALGTLLLDAPYQQLLLLGYVASFATKLSDTTASEVGKAYGKRTFLITTLQPVARGTEGAVSLEGTLAGAIASAAIAFVGWGVGLVNLTGVFFCVIAAFIATNLESVIGATLQSKLEWLTNEVVNIINTMIGAIAVVLLALAWQWISQV from the coding sequence ATGCTTTATGATAGTCTTTCTTTAAATCCTTGGCTAGTTGCTGTTGGAGTAAACACAGTTTTCCTAGCCATGGTATGGATTGCTCCCAAAAAGTTACTCACCCCTGCTGGGATCGTCCACGCTTGGATATTAGGGGTACTGATTTGGGGTACTCTGAACTGGCCGGGTTACACAGTAGTCGGATTTTACTTTTTGGTAGGGTCTGGTGTCACGCGCATTGGTATGGCACAAAAGGAAGCGGCAGGAATTGCGGAAAAACGTTCCGGTGCTAGGGGACCAGAGAATGTTTGGGGTTCAGCACTGACTGGAGCGATTTGTGCCTTGGGTACACTACTACTTGATGCTCCTTATCAGCAGTTATTGTTACTAGGTTATGTCGCTAGTTTTGCTACTAAGCTGTCCGATACCACTGCCAGTGAGGTGGGTAAGGCTTACGGCAAACGGACTTTCCTGATTACTACTTTACAGCCAGTAGCTCGGGGAACAGAAGGAGCTGTAAGTCTGGAGGGAACCCTAGCTGGAGCAATTGCATCAGCTGCGATCGCATTTGTGGGTTGGGGCGTTGGTTTGGTTAACTTGACAGGAGTATTTTTTTGTGTTATTGCTGCCTTCATCGCCACCAATCTGGAGAGTGTGATTGGTGCGACACTACAATCGAAATTGGAATGGCTGACCAATGAAGTCGTGAATATTATTAATACGATGATTGGTGCGATCGCTGTTGTGCTGCTAGCTCTAGCATGGCAGTGGATCAGCCAGGTATGA
- a CDS encoding VOC family protein: MKPVLFHLAFPVTDIEQTKVYYGDGLGCEIGRESRHAVILNLYGHQLVAHLTKEPLTPQGGIYPRHFGLVFTSLADWEALLSNAQQKQLPFYEQPKTRFPGQLTEHRTFFLQDPFYNLMEFKFYSDSSAIFGGRELAQIGDRI, translated from the coding sequence ATGAAACCAGTCCTATTTCATCTCGCATTTCCCGTTACCGACATTGAGCAAACTAAAGTTTACTACGGTGATGGACTTGGCTGCGAAATCGGTAGAGAATCTCGCCATGCGGTAATTCTAAATTTATACGGTCATCAACTCGTGGCTCACCTAACCAAAGAACCCCTGACACCTCAGGGGGGTATTTATCCTCGACATTTCGGGTTAGTTTTTACATCCCTGGCTGATTGGGAAGCCTTACTGTCGAATGCTCAACAAAAACAATTACCCTTCTACGAGCAACCCAAGACCCGCTTTCCTGGTCAACTGACAGAGCATCGCACCTTCTTCCTCCAAGATCCATTCTATAACTTAATGGAGTTTAAGTTCTACTCTGATAGTTCAGCAATTTTTGGTGGACGTGAGTTGGCACAAATTGGCGATCGCATTTAA